AAAAAACACTACGATTGAAGTTAAGACATACATCAACGGCAAAGACTGTGAACCTTCGGTAGATATAAAAATTGAAGTAACAGCGTTCATTCCGAACGTGTTTGCTATTATAATACAGAAGTATATTAACGACAGTGTTACAAGTTTATTTACATCGTCAGACTGTAAATTGTAATACCTGGCGAGAAACTTGAATAGCTTCTCAAATAAATTATTACCTTTTATTTCTTCCAACGCTTCTCAACAAACCAGTAATTATAAATTTCCTCATATTCTCCGGTTAAGCGTATCTCATCCAGAAAATAATTCAGCCATAAAAGGTAGTGGAGATCACCTTCGTCAATTGCAAAACAGTACAATTCATAAGACAACTGGTCCGGCAGTATACGCAACTGCGGGTACTTAACAACCAAATCGTCTGCATAAGGCTTATCAAACACAAACGCGTCTACACGGTTTGCTATAAGTTCAGTTGACGCCTGTGCCTCACCAAGATACTGTATCAACGACGCATTCGGTAACTTATTCTTAGCAGTAATTTCACCGGTTGTGTCTTTGCATACCGCAATTTTTACACTTTCATTGTTTAATTCACGCCAGTCAGATACCGCTTTTTTCCGTGGAGACAACATAACCACCTGCCCGGTTTCAAAATACGCGTCACTAAAATTAACTACCATTGCGCGTTCCAATGTCCTTGTCATCCCGGAAATAACCATATCAATTTCCTGCCATTTTAACGCGAATAGCAGCTGATCCCATTTATATTCTTTTATTTCAATTTCCACACCCAAACGTTCCGCAATTTTTTTGGCTACATCAACATCAAACCCGACAAGCTCGCCCTTGTCATTTTTGAACTCAAACGGCGGGTATTCAGCTTCAAGCCCGACAATAAGTTTTTTGCGTTCCTTTATTATGCTGATAGTATCCCGCGCAGACACAAATGCTGCGCTGACAAAAGTAAGAAGTACAGCTGCCAGTATGCTTTTTGTTAACAACGCCGTTCTGTTTTTCATCACCTAAAACCTTCCTCCCTTAATACATTTTATGATTAATATCAGTTACTTATAATAACATAAACCCCAAAAATATGTCAATAAAAGAATTTGTGTGTCAAGCAGACCATAGTCCCAGTAAATACTTGTCATCCGGTACATTAAAAGTCACACTTGACTGATGCGGCCAGCGTTCAAGTTCAATAATATCTTTCTCAATCACGACAACATACTCAATCTTATCATTTGCGACAGTAGACAACAATTTCAGTGGTACTACAAGCTCAATAATTTTTTCCATACAAATCAACAGATTCTTTTTCTCGCCATCAGGTTGCGCAGGGCTATAAAACTCAGCAGTCGGCACCTTTGCGGATAACGGTATTACTATATGACACCCTTCCGGTTTTAAGAATACAACTTTTATAACAATATTCTGCCCAAGAACTTTTTTCAGGGGAAGCAGAGTATCAAACCTTATATACAAATTTTGAAGGTCAAACCCGTAATACATAGATTGCAGCAAACTCTCCGCCTGATGCATCGTACCCCCCGCACGGGCAGTTTGACATAACCCTGCAGAACGCCATTCATAATAATTTGTTACCAACCCGTCAACCTGCGGCGTAATAAGGTTACTTGGCGGGATTGACAACTTATTCTGTTTTTTTGTTTCACTATCATCCCCGGTTCCCTTAATTGCGATATGCAGCCAATCCGGCACTTTTTCGCCCACTATGTCATATATATTCATCAAATGTTTTCTAAAAAGAAAATCAAAAGTTTCATCCTGCCCTGAAGA
This genomic interval from Elusimicrobiota bacterium contains the following:
- a CDS encoding transporter substrate-binding domain-containing protein gives rise to the protein MKNRTALLTKSILAAVLLTFVSAAFVSARDTISIIKERKKLIVGLEAEYPPFEFKNDKGELVGFDVDVAKKIAERLGVEIEIKEYKWDQLLFALKWQEIDMVISGMTRTLERAMVVNFSDAYFETGQVVMLSPRKKAVSDWRELNNESVKIAVCKDTTGEITAKNKLPNASLIQYLGEAQASTELIANRVDAFVFDKPYADDLVVKYPQLRILPDQLSYELYCFAIDEGDLHYLLWLNYFLDEIRLTGEYEEIYNYWFVEKRWKK